One Peterkaempfera bronchialis DNA window includes the following coding sequences:
- a CDS encoding cytochrome c oxidase subunit 4: protein MKEQGKIFGGLSIFILAVAITYGLWSKEAAGTTALFLAFGLCIFIAFYLGFTARRVDTGAGDNPEAEVSDDAGEQGFFSPHSWQPLGLGFGGALAFLGVIFGWWLLYWSLPIILVSLWGWVFEYYRGENQNQ from the coding sequence ATGAAGGAACAGGGCAAGATCTTCGGAGGCCTGTCCATCTTCATCCTGGCCGTGGCGATCACCTACGGTCTGTGGTCGAAGGAGGCGGCAGGCACCACCGCGCTCTTCCTCGCGTTCGGTCTCTGCATCTTCATCGCCTTCTACCTGGGCTTCACCGCCCGGCGGGTGGACACCGGGGCCGGTGACAACCCCGAGGCCGAGGTCTCCGACGACGCCGGTGAGCAGGGCTTCTTCAGCCCGCACAGCTGGCAGCCGCTGGGCCTGGGCTTCGGTGGCGCGCTCGCCTTCCTGGGCGTGATCTTCGGCTGGTGGCTGCTCTACTGGTCCCTGCCGATCATCCTGGTCTCCCTCTGGGGCTGGGTCTTCGAGTACTACCGGGGCGAGAACCAGAACCAGTAG
- a CDS encoding L,D-transpeptidase has product MSTAVGRRSRVGPSRTVKVLGSLALLGTACTTSHRADTDVSPPKRLDIAPLVRLTPAAGHAADPAAPLTVSVVSGRLTDVTVTAADGRQVAGALAADERSWRSTSPLAAGARYTVLIGADDGRGGRGETIATLTTKPGPALLTAELGPGQQDGGSGVYGVGEPVTVTLSRPVHEPAARAAVEHGLKVTSQPAVTGAWHWVDDTTLHFRPEHYWPAHTAVQVAFDAQGRHIRKGLYGGAPSRISFRTGDRVVAVVDAASDYLTFRRNGTVVRTIPVTTGKRGFETRNGIKVVLGQEAEVRMDGETVGISSGSSEAYSLDVRWATRVTWSGEYVHAAPWSVGSQGRANVSHGCTGMSTENAHWFYSQVRVGDIVQVVNSKGHGMEPFGNGFGDWNLSWSAWLAGSAGGGPVSTGAPGMSGGAAPGDIQARPAGTLAPLL; this is encoded by the coding sequence ATGAGCACTGCGGTTGGTCGGAGATCGCGGGTGGGCCCGTCGCGCACGGTGAAGGTGCTCGGCTCCCTCGCCCTGCTCGGCACCGCCTGCACCACCTCGCACCGCGCCGACACCGACGTCAGCCCGCCGAAGAGGCTGGACATCGCACCGCTGGTCCGCCTGACACCCGCCGCCGGCCACGCCGCCGACCCGGCCGCGCCGCTCACCGTCTCCGTGGTCAGCGGCCGACTCACCGACGTCACCGTGACCGCCGCCGACGGACGGCAGGTCGCCGGAGCCCTCGCCGCCGACGAACGCAGCTGGCGCAGCACCTCGCCGCTGGCCGCCGGCGCCCGCTACACCGTGCTGATCGGCGCCGACGACGGCCGGGGCGGACGCGGCGAGACCATCGCCACCCTCACCACCAAGCCCGGACCCGCGCTGCTCACCGCCGAGCTGGGCCCCGGCCAGCAGGACGGCGGGTCCGGTGTGTACGGCGTCGGCGAACCCGTCACCGTGACGCTCTCCCGCCCGGTCCATGAACCGGCCGCCCGCGCGGCCGTGGAGCACGGTCTCAAGGTCACCTCGCAGCCCGCCGTCACCGGCGCCTGGCACTGGGTGGACGACACCACCCTGCACTTCCGCCCGGAGCACTACTGGCCCGCGCACACCGCCGTACAGGTCGCCTTCGACGCCCAGGGGCGGCACATCCGCAAGGGCCTCTACGGCGGCGCTCCCAGCCGGATCTCCTTCCGCACCGGGGACCGGGTGGTGGCCGTGGTGGACGCCGCCAGCGACTATCTGACGTTCCGCCGCAACGGGACGGTGGTCAGGACCATCCCGGTGACCACCGGCAAGCGCGGCTTCGAGACCCGCAACGGCATCAAGGTGGTGCTGGGCCAGGAGGCCGAGGTGCGGATGGACGGGGAGACCGTCGGCATCTCCTCGGGCAGTTCGGAGGCGTACAGCCTGGATGTGAGGTGGGCGACCCGGGTCACCTGGAGCGGCGAGTATGTGCACGCGGCGCCCTGGTCGGTGGGCTCGCAGGGCCGGGCGAACGTCAGCCACGGCTGTACCGGGATGTCCACCGAGAACGCCCACTGGTTCTACAGCCAGGTCCGGGTCGGCGACATCGTCCAGGTGGTCAACAGCAAGGGCCATGGGATGGAGCCGTTCGGCAACGGCTTCGGCGACTGGAACCTCTCCTGGAGCGCCTGGCTGGCCGGCTCCGCCGGTGGCGGGCCGGTCTCCACCGGGGCCCCCGGCATGTCCGGCGGCGCCGCCCCGGGGGACATCCAGGCCCGCCCGGCCGGAACCCTGGCGCCGCTGCTGTGA
- a CDS encoding GntR family transcriptional regulator, translating to MQITVDPSSPVPPYEQIRARIAELARSGELPTGHRLPAVRALAAELGLAANTVARAYRELEADGAVETRGRHGTVIAAAGDAAHRRAAAAAEAYAERARHLGLTPEEALRAVTTALRVAYGESEQP from the coding sequence GTGCAGATCACCGTCGACCCGTCCTCCCCCGTCCCGCCGTATGAGCAGATCCGCGCGCGGATCGCGGAGCTGGCCCGCTCCGGCGAGCTGCCCACCGGCCACCGGCTGCCTGCCGTGCGGGCGCTGGCCGCCGAACTGGGCCTGGCGGCCAACACGGTGGCCCGCGCCTACCGCGAGCTGGAGGCCGACGGCGCGGTGGAGACCCGGGGCCGGCACGGTACGGTCATCGCCGCCGCCGGTGACGCGGCCCACCGCAGGGCGGCGGCTGCGGCCGAGGCGTACGCCGAGCGGGCCCGGCACCTGGGCCTGACCCCGGAGGAGGCTCTGCGGGCCGTGACGACCGCGCTGCGGGTCGCCTACGGGGAGTCGGAACAGCCCTAG